Proteins found in one Flavobacterium channae genomic segment:
- a CDS encoding T9SS type B sorting domain-containing protein — translation MKTILFLVAFFCFSQKSIAQEFEWAYTIPGLTVQNNESNYSRIEDIITNSNNEIYIIGVQDGPHDYGNQTQPPSLFTSNTFIVKLDENKNLIWVKFFKVVLHHPFLLLDSNENVVIGGDFFSTNIDPLRNISLDPDYHPIHNPINIYENLEIFTYYGFVVKLDEQGNYLNSKIYEDIVINDMTIDNNDNMIAVGSVVDKYEVLGPSYEYLRAFITKLDPNLNTIWDKTYSNPNDNHNAFYAVGIDSQNNLYCSGTYRNTFSYGGTTLTNESSEFICKMLPNGNEDWIIELHGNPQYYGNSTAYVNREIQIDTSDNIYFFTNYDQTYTYNFTNTAIGNLPLSPYTIESVIFKMDSNGNHIWNTPLYGDEDQSIIDFKINNDGELITIINSNLQNLHYSDDSILEANGEKYFLLKTNEQGNLIDFKRLNPSYIICIETDTNNNILFGGLTQKITDFDPHPFNEYMHYPATYLNALDNLTNESVGYAVKLSNCDNEPLFLNTYNFCSVNNVNPTIGDIEPNDFNVNWYSSANATTPLDNDFSIIDGATYYMEKMSENSPVLLRQPVLMNILPPPSPPLIASVQPCYFQGMKLSDLDIQGDNLTFYDGFGTILNSNSIIDLNTEYYVTQNVNNCESASIRINLGNLNLITHSQVVYVCDNEIDNVEVVNLSNYIQQFTATPSLYSISYYNSYNDAFNNVNPILNYTNFSAGNGQTVYVRFYSNNLACFEVVELTINLVFPPEILEIQINDLVANNSITVIPYNEDYVYSLNGITYQASNYFDNLSEGEYFVYVKDKNDTCQPVTETTFLLAYPKFFSPNGDGYNDKWKIKFSNYQELLNVEIYDRYGQLITFFEKDSSGWDGTLNGKALPATDYWFKLIRVADKKTISKGHFTLVR, via the coding sequence ATGAAAACAATTTTGTTTTTGGTGGCATTTTTTTGTTTCTCTCAAAAAAGTATTGCACAAGAATTTGAATGGGCATATACAATTCCTGGGCTAACAGTACAAAATAATGAATCTAATTATTCCAGAATAGAAGACATTATCACTAATAGTAATAATGAAATTTACATTATTGGAGTTCAGGATGGCCCTCATGATTACGGAAACCAAACACAACCTCCAAGTTTATTTACGTCAAATACTTTTATAGTTAAATTAGATGAAAATAAAAATTTAATTTGGGTTAAATTTTTTAAAGTAGTTTTACATCATCCATTTTTATTATTAGATAGTAACGAAAATGTAGTGATTGGAGGTGATTTTTTTTCAACAAATATAGACCCGCTTAGAAATATAAGTTTAGACCCTGATTATCATCCTATTCATAACCCTATTAATATTTACGAAAATTTAGAAATTTTTACTTACTATGGTTTTGTAGTAAAACTAGATGAACAAGGAAATTATCTAAATAGTAAGATTTATGAAGATATTGTAATAAATGATATGACTATAGATAACAATGATAACATGATTGCAGTTGGAAGTGTTGTTGACAAATATGAAGTTTTAGGTCCAAGCTATGAATATCTACGTGCTTTTATAACGAAATTAGATCCTAATTTAAATACTATTTGGGATAAAACATATAGCAATCCAAATGATAATCATAATGCTTTTTATGCTGTAGGAATTGACAGTCAAAATAATTTGTATTGTTCTGGAACATATCGAAATACTTTTTCTTATGGTGGTACTACCCTTACTAATGAAAGTTCTGAGTTTATATGTAAAATGCTTCCAAATGGCAATGAAGATTGGATAATTGAACTGCATGGTAATCCACAATACTATGGTAATTCTACAGCTTATGTTAATAGAGAAATCCAAATAGATACTAGTGACAATATCTATTTTTTTACAAATTACGATCAAACGTATACTTATAATTTTACTAATACTGCTATAGGAAATCTACCTCTTTCACCTTACACAATTGAATCTGTTATTTTTAAAATGGATTCAAATGGAAATCACATTTGGAATACTCCTTTATATGGTGATGAAGATCAAAGTATTATTGATTTTAAAATTAATAATGATGGTGAATTAATAACAATAATTAATTCTAATTTACAGAATCTACATTATTCAGATGATTCCATTTTAGAAGCTAACGGTGAAAAATATTTTTTACTTAAAACAAATGAACAAGGTAATCTAATTGATTTTAAAAGATTAAATCCAAGCTATATAATTTGTATTGAAACAGATACAAACAATAATATTCTTTTTGGAGGATTAACACAAAAAATAACCGATTTTGACCCACATCCTTTTAACGAATATATGCATTATCCTGCTACGTATTTAAATGCGCTTGATAATTTAACAAATGAAAGTGTAGGTTATGCTGTAAAGCTTTCTAATTGCGATAATGAACCTTTATTTTTAAACACCTATAACTTTTGTTCCGTTAACAATGTTAATCCAACTATTGGAGACATTGAACCTAATGATTTTAATGTTAACTGGTATAGTTCTGCTAATGCAACAACTCCTCTAGATAATGATTTTTCTATCATAGATGGAGCAACCTACTACATGGAAAAAATGTCTGAAAATTCTCCTGTTCTTTTAAGACAGCCTGTTTTAATGAATATTTTACCTCCTCCTAGCCCTCCTTTAATTGCTTCGGTTCAACCTTGCTATTTTCAAGGAATGAAGTTGTCTGATTTAGATATTCAAGGCGATAATTTAACATTCTATGATGGTTTTGGAACTATTTTAAATAGTAATTCAATAATTGATTTAAATACAGAATATTATGTTACGCAAAATGTAAACAATTGTGAAAGCGCAAGTATTCGTATTAATTTAGGCAACCTTAATCTTATTACTCATAGTCAAGTAGTTTACGTTTGTGATAATGAAATAGATAATGTGGAAGTTGTAAATCTTTCTAATTATATTCAGCAGTTTACAGCTACTCCTAGCCTTTATTCAATTTCGTACTACAATTCATATAATGATGCTTTTAACAACGTAAATCCTATTTTAAATTACACCAACTTTAGTGCTGGAAACGGACAAACAGTTTATGTGCGTTTTTATTCTAACAATTTGGCTTGTTTTGAAGTGGTAGAACTTACAATAAATCTTGTATTTCCTCCTGAAATATTAGAAATTCAAATTAATGATTTAGTAGCTAATAACTCTATCACAGTTATTCCTTATAATGAAGACTATGTTTATTCTTTAAATGGTATTACCTATCAAGCAAGCAATTATTTTGATAATTTATCAGAAGGGGAATATTTTGTTTATGTAAAAGATAAAAACGATACTTGCCAACCAGTTACTGAAACTACTTTTTTATTGGCTTATCCAAAATTCTTTAGTCCAAATGGCGACGGATATAATGATAAATGGAAAATTAAATTTTCAAACTATCAAGAATTATTAAATGTTGAAATTTATGACCGATATGGACAACTGATTACTTTTTTTGAAAAAGATAGTTCAGGTTGGGATGGAACACTAAACGGAAAAGCTTTACCTGCAACCGACTATTGGTTTAAATTAATTCGTGTAGCAGATAAAAAAACCATTTCTAAAGGGCATTTTACTTTGGTGAGATAA
- a CDS encoding acetyl-CoA C-acyltransferase produces the protein MNKKVVIVSAVRTPIGSFMGALSSVPATKLGAAAIKGALNKINLDPKLVDEVLMGNVVQAGNGQAPARQAALYAGLSESVACTTVNKVCASGMKAVMQGAQAIMAGDAEIVVAGGMENMSLIPHYVHLRNGVKFGPTSMVDGMQKDGLTDAYDNNAMGVCADLCATEYNITREDQDNFAIQSYERSAAAWNAGKFDAEIVPVEVPQRRGDAIIVSKDEEYTNVKLVKIPSLAPVFTKEGTVTAANASTINDGAAALVLMSEEKAQSLGLTPLAYIKSYADAAQEPKWFTTAPAKALPKALDKAGLSISDIEYFEFNEAFSVVGLANAKILGLDNDKVNVNGGAVSLGHPLGCSGARIIVTLISVLNQNNAKLGAAAICNGGGGASAIVIERA, from the coding sequence ATGAACAAAAAAGTAGTTATTGTTTCTGCCGTAAGAACTCCAATTGGAAGTTTCATGGGAGCTTTATCTAGTGTACCTGCTACTAAGTTAGGTGCTGCTGCCATAAAAGGCGCTTTAAATAAAATAAATTTAGATCCTAAATTAGTTGACGAAGTTTTAATGGGTAATGTAGTTCAGGCTGGAAATGGCCAAGCTCCTGCAAGACAAGCAGCATTGTATGCTGGTTTATCAGAAAGTGTAGCTTGTACTACTGTAAATAAAGTTTGTGCTAGTGGTATGAAAGCCGTTATGCAAGGTGCTCAAGCTATCATGGCTGGCGATGCAGAAATTGTTGTTGCAGGTGGTATGGAAAACATGAGTTTAATTCCTCATTATGTACACTTAAGAAATGGTGTGAAATTTGGACCTACTTCAATGGTTGATGGTATGCAAAAAGACGGTTTAACTGACGCATACGATAACAATGCTATGGGTGTTTGTGCCGACTTATGTGCCACAGAATATAATATTACAAGAGAAGATCAAGATAATTTCGCAATTCAATCATATGAGCGTTCAGCAGCTGCATGGAATGCTGGTAAGTTTGACGCAGAAATTGTTCCTGTAGAAGTTCCTCAAAGAAGAGGTGATGCTATTATTGTTTCTAAAGACGAAGAATATACTAACGTTAAATTAGTTAAAATTCCATCTTTAGCTCCTGTATTTACAAAAGAAGGAACAGTTACGGCAGCTAATGCTTCTACAATTAATGATGGTGCTGCTGCTTTAGTCTTAATGAGCGAAGAGAAAGCTCAATCTTTAGGATTAACACCATTAGCCTATATTAAATCTTATGCAGATGCTGCTCAAGAACCAAAATGGTTTACAACAGCTCCTGCAAAAGCATTACCAAAAGCTTTAGACAAAGCTGGTTTATCAATTTCTGATATTGAATATTTCGAATTTAACGAAGCATTTTCTGTTGTTGGATTAGCTAATGCTAAAATCTTAGGATTAGATAACGATAAAGTAAATGTAAATGGCGGTGCTGTATCTTTAGGTCATCCTCTAGGATGTTCTGGAGCTAGAATTATTGTTACATTAATTAGTGTTTTAAATCAAAACAATGCAAAATTAGGTGCTGCTGCAATTTGTAATGGTGGTGGTGGTGCTTCTGCAATTGTAATTGAAAGAGCATAA
- a CDS encoding C40 family peptidase, whose translation MFGICNLAIVPVRAEASDKSEQVSQLLFGEHFKIIEMTSKWAQVEIAYDSYVGWIDSKQFQVISEEHYNILNDIPIVLNADLVEYITTPNNQLTSITLGASLSFLDNEEINNQKYHFEGVKVCGKKNKSELVKTAFMYLNAPYLWGGKTPFGIDCSGFTQMVYKLNGYKLLRDASQQATQGEALSFIEESEPGDLAFFDNEEGNIIHVGIMMENNYIIHASGKVRIDRLDHLGIYNAETNRHTHKLRVIKKII comes from the coding sequence ATGTTTGGAATTTGTAATTTAGCCATAGTACCTGTAAGAGCCGAAGCCAGCGACAAAAGTGAACAAGTTTCGCAATTGCTTTTTGGTGAACACTTTAAAATTATCGAAATGACCTCAAAATGGGCTCAGGTAGAAATTGCATACGATAGTTATGTAGGTTGGATTGACAGCAAACAATTTCAAGTAATTAGCGAAGAACATTATAATATCTTAAACGATATTCCTATAGTTCTAAATGCTGATTTAGTGGAATATATCACTACTCCTAACAATCAACTTACTTCAATTACCTTAGGCGCATCATTATCATTTTTAGACAATGAAGAAATAAACAACCAAAAATACCATTTTGAAGGTGTTAAAGTTTGCGGTAAAAAGAATAAATCTGAATTAGTTAAAACAGCATTTATGTATTTAAATGCACCTTATTTATGGGGCGGAAAAACTCCTTTTGGAATAGATTGTTCGGGTTTTACCCAAATGGTTTATAAATTAAATGGTTACAAACTTTTACGAGATGCATCGCAACAAGCGACTCAAGGTGAAGCTTTAAGTTTTATTGAAGAAAGTGAGCCTGGTGATTTAGCTTTTTTTGATAACGAAGAAGGCAATATCATCCACGTAGGCATTATGATGGAAAACAACTACATTATTCATGCTTCAGGCAAAGTTAGAATTGACAGATTAGACCATCTTGGAATTTATAATGCTGAAACCAATCGTCATACACACAAACTGAGAGTAATTAAAAAAATCATATAA
- a CDS encoding tetratricopeptide repeat protein: MKKLILSATMLVSVASFAQKDELKTLKKIYAKETISEKDLETYKTASDALQNLATEESDKVYAKFYKVMYPTVVLASKGSKATVQDQMNLYSPDFIKQYGAVIDETLEFEKKSGKKIYTDELIQEKAEFKKTLSALAMSMNNTKKYKEASAIFYSLYTFDPKEEGKSLKNACILIIQAEDYKLAEKLYEEYAKSDYLNNGVTFYAVNKASGSEEEFNSKADRTQMIGLGSHEKPKDVKNITKKADVLKILALVYSQNGELEKAKSTYSEARKLAPNDQELKQGEFQIYFNSGYSFLKEDDKLVNEINNSRSDKKKYDELTLKRKEIFLKALPDLEKAYSINPSDANIKSILKLTYEIVGQPEKAKTIN, translated from the coding sequence ATGAAAAAACTAATTTTAAGTGCAACGATGTTAGTATCTGTTGCTTCTTTTGCTCAAAAAGATGAGTTAAAGACATTAAAGAAAATTTATGCAAAAGAAACTATTTCTGAAAAAGATTTAGAAACGTATAAAACGGCAAGTGATGCATTGCAAAATTTAGCAACTGAAGAATCAGATAAGGTATATGCTAAATTTTATAAAGTAATGTATCCAACAGTTGTTTTGGCATCAAAAGGAAGCAAAGCAACAGTTCAAGATCAAATGAATTTATATAGCCCAGATTTTATTAAACAATATGGTGCTGTAATTGATGAAACTTTAGAATTTGAAAAAAAATCAGGTAAAAAGATTTATACTGATGAGTTAATTCAAGAAAAAGCTGAATTCAAAAAGACTTTATCTGCACTTGCAATGAGTATGAATAATACTAAAAAATACAAGGAAGCTTCAGCAATTTTTTATTCATTGTACACTTTTGACCCAAAAGAAGAGGGTAAGTCGCTTAAAAACGCATGTATTCTAATAATACAAGCTGAAGATTATAAGTTAGCAGAGAAATTATATGAAGAGTATGCTAAAAGTGATTATTTGAATAATGGTGTTACTTTTTATGCAGTTAATAAAGCAAGTGGTTCCGAAGAGGAATTCAATTCTAAAGCTGATAGAACACAAATGATTGGCTTAGGTTCTCATGAAAAACCGAAGGATGTAAAAAATATAACAAAAAAAGCTGATGTTTTAAAAATTTTAGCACTTGTTTATTCTCAAAATGGAGAACTAGAAAAAGCTAAATCAACTTACTCTGAAGCTAGAAAATTAGCTCCTAATGACCAAGAATTAAAACAAGGTGAATTTCAAATTTATTTTAATTCAGGTTATTCATTTTTAAAGGAAGATGATAAATTGGTCAATGAAATAAATAATTCTAGATCTGATAAAAAGAAATATGATGAATTAACATTAAAAAGGAAAGAAATATTTTTAAAAGCTTTACCTGATTTGGAAAAGGCTTATTCAATAAACCCATCTGATGCCAATATTAAAAGTATTTTAAAATTAACATACGAAATTGTTGGTCAACCAGAAAAAGCAAAAACAATAAATTAA